Proteins encoded in a region of the Solanum dulcamara chromosome 9, daSolDulc1.2, whole genome shotgun sequence genome:
- the LOC129903052 gene encoding cytochrome P450 94A2-like, protein MLFNFDLPIIFSHLYFFFLLLVIFLLFFIMSISRTMLTNLFIYPKSTKIPRSYPIIGSYFSIKSNKNRRIEWTSEIVLSTLPSLTFTLYRPLGHRHIFTANPSNVQHILKTYFHNYQKGYLGKETLKDLLGNGIFNADGEVWKYQRKLASHEFNSKSLRKFVENVVDVELSDRLIPILTMATSQKTVLDIQDLLQRFAFDNICMVAYGYDPTYLLPSFPETKFANAFEEVVRISSERFNSFSPFIWKLKRFLNVGSEKKLRVCATQIRDMATEMIKQKKEKSTLMSSNDDLLSRFLTSSDGQHNMHSEEFITDIVISFILAGRDTTSAALTWFFWLISKYPKVEKEILEEITNKTTSSSTYDEVTDMAYTHASLCESMRLYPPVPVDTKEAMEDDILPDGTFVNKGTRISYHPYAMGRVKDIWGKDWQDFRPERWLERDIKTGNWKFVPRDPFVYPVFQAGPRVCLGKEMSFLQMKKVVAGVLRRFRFVPVVNKGEEPVLIAYLTIKVKGGLMVRVEERTNSYDTLSLLH, encoded by the coding sequence atgttGTTCAATTTTGATCTTCCAATTATATTTTCacatctttattttttcttccttcTCTTAGTAATATTCTTGTTATTTTTCATCATGAGTATTTCAAGAACCATGTTAACCAATCTTTTCATATATCCCAAGTCCACCAAAATTCCAAGATCCTATCCAATTATTGGCTCTTATTTCTCAATCAAATCCAATAAAAATCGTCGAATTGAATGGACATCTGAAATTGTTCTAAGTACACTACCATCTCTCACTTTTACACTTTATCGACCACTAGGTCATCGTCATATATTCACAGCCAACCCCTCCAATGTTCAACACATTCTCAAAACATACTTCCATAATTATCAAAAAGGGTATCTTGGTAAAGAAACTTTAAAGGATCTTCTAGGAAATGGCATATTTAATGCTGATGGTGAGGTTTGGAAGTACCAAAGAAAACTTGCTAGCCATGAATTCAACTCCAAATCTTTGCGTAAATTCGTTGAGAATGTTGTAGACGTTGAATTGTCTGATCGTCTCATTCCTATTTTGACTATGGCTACGTCTCAAAAAACTGTTCTTGACATCCAAGATCTGCTTCAAAGGTTTGCTTTTGACAACATTTGCATGGTTGCTTATGGGTACGATCCAACATATTTGTTACCATCCTTTCCGGAGACAAAGTTTGCAAATGCATTTGAAGAAGTTGTTCGAATTAGTAGCGAGAGATTCAATTCCTTCTCTCCGTTTATATGGAAGCTCAAGCGATTCCTCAATGTTGGATCTGAGAAGAAATTGAGGGTTTGTGCAACACAAATTCGCGATATGGCTACGGAAATGATTAagcaaaagaaggaaaaatcaaCTCTTATGAGTTCTAATGATGATCTTCTTTCAAGATTCTTAACAAGTTCTGACGGACAACATAACATGCATAGTGAAGAGTTCATTACAGATATTGTGATAAGTTTTATCTTGGCCGGAAGGGACACAACTTCTGCTGCACTAACATGGTTCTTTTGGTTGATTTCCAAGTATCCAAAAGTGGAAAAAGAAATCTTGGAGGAGATAACTAACAAGACGACGTCTTCTTCAACGTATGATGAAGTAACGGACATGGCATACACTCATGCATCACTATGTGAAAGCATGAGACTTTATCCACCCGTCCCCGTTGATACTAAAGAAGCCATGGAAGATGATATATTGCCTGATGGGACATTTGTAAATAAAGGAACACGAATAAGCTATCATCCGTACGCAATGGGGAGGGTGAAGGATATATGGGGGAAGGATTGGCAGGATTTTAGGCCAGAAAGATGGTTGGAAAGGGATATCAAGACAGGGAATTGGAAGTTTGTTCCTAGGGATCCGTTTGTGTATCCTGTGTTTCAAGCTGGACCTAGGGTTTGTTTGGGAAAGGAGATGTCATTCTTGCAAATGAAGAAGGTGGTCGCCGGAGTTCTACGACGTTTTAGGTTTGTTCCGGTGGTGAATAAAGGTGAGGAGCCAGTGCTGATAGCTTACCTTACTATTAAGGTGAAAGGTGGTCTCATGGTAAGGGTTGAGGAAAGGACAAATTCATATGATACACTCTCTCTATTGCACTAA